A region from the Prochlorococcus marinus XMU1408 genome encodes:
- the dnaN gene encoding DNA polymerase III subunit beta: MKLSCSQSELNAALQLVSRAVSSRPTHPVLANVLLAADEVTGKVRLTGFDLSLGIQTSISASIENSGAITLPAKIFGEIISKLSNDSPLILKLDDNSQQIELTSKSGTYHVRGMLADDFPDLPLVESGTSLKLNPLLLSSAIKSTLFSSSTDDAKQLLTGVNLTFDGYGLESAATDGHRLAILNLNNILSQSNDENISTSIDKFSITLPSKSLREVEKFLSTCDINQPINFFIDKGQVVFISADEIITIRALEGSYPNYSQLLPETFENILEFDRKEFIASLERIAVLADQHNNVIKITTDSAANVIRISTDAQDIGTGFESLPISFKGESFQIAFNVRYLLDGLKVIDSNLIKLSCNAPTTPAVFSPINSDLNFTYLVMPIQIRN, translated from the coding sequence ATGAAGTTAAGTTGTTCCCAATCTGAGCTTAATGCAGCTCTTCAGCTTGTTAGTAGAGCCGTTTCTAGTCGACCGACACATCCTGTGTTAGCAAATGTTTTACTAGCTGCTGATGAAGTAACGGGAAAAGTTCGTTTAACTGGATTTGATTTAAGTTTAGGAATACAAACTTCTATTTCTGCTTCTATAGAAAATAGTGGTGCTATAACTTTACCAGCAAAAATATTCGGTGAAATTATTTCTAAATTGTCTAATGACTCGCCATTAATTTTAAAACTAGATGATAACAGTCAGCAAATAGAATTAACTAGTAAAAGTGGTACATATCATGTGAGAGGAATGTTGGCTGATGATTTTCCTGATTTACCATTAGTCGAAAGTGGAACATCTCTCAAATTAAATCCATTATTGTTATCAAGTGCTATTAAATCAACTTTATTTTCAAGTAGTACAGATGATGCTAAACAATTACTTACTGGAGTTAATCTTACCTTTGATGGTTATGGTTTAGAATCTGCTGCTACAGATGGTCATAGATTAGCTATTTTAAATTTAAATAATATTTTATCTCAATCAAATGATGAAAATATATCTACAAGTATTGATAAATTTTCAATTACTTTACCTTCAAAATCTTTAAGAGAAGTCGAAAAATTTTTAAGTACTTGTGATATTAATCAACCTATTAATTTTTTTATTGATAAAGGACAGGTTGTATTTATATCAGCTGATGAAATTATTACTATTAGAGCTTTAGAAGGTTCATATCCAAACTATTCTCAATTATTACCAGAAACATTTGAGAATATTTTAGAATTTGATAGAAAAGAGTTTATAGCTTCATTAGAAAGAATTGCTGTTTTAGCAGATCAGCATAATAATGTTATTAAAATAACTACTGATAGTGCCGCAAATGTAATTAGAATATCAACCGATGCTCAAGATATTGGAACTGGTTTTGAATCTTTACCTATTTCTTTTAAAGGTGAATCATTTCAAATAGCATTTAATGTAAGATATTTATTGGATGGTCTTAAAGTTATAGATTCAAATCTTATAAAATTGAGCTGTAATGCACCTACAACCCCAGCTGTTTTTTCTCCTATTAATAGTGATCTTAATTTTACTTATTTAGTTATGCCTATCCAAATAAGAAATTAA
- a CDS encoding PRC-barrel domain-containing protein translates to MSIPNKLLFSDFLKHNVRCDKGIDHGPVVAAWMHPPAHRILGWISRPSNLRLEREVWRLNQLKGINQHELYVKGNGSSSDDQTLDRFPTLMKANVFNSNGEKLGLIADFVFEPKKGNIQYYLVSRSNPLIPGTSRWRLSLSQIIDKQPGSISCDIHTFEDLPIHKASLREEFLSKSRKWKNQFQDLTYKASDRLEGWIDEQIIENENTSFNDSFISEDNSDSYDDWIDNLDIDSSEEFNRMNESRRKTSSTNDRDLDPWI, encoded by the coding sequence TTGTCAATACCAAATAAACTATTATTTAGTGATTTCTTAAAGCATAATGTCCGTTGTGACAAAGGCATAGACCATGGTCCTGTTGTAGCTGCATGGATGCATCCTCCAGCTCACAGAATATTAGGTTGGATTAGTCGACCGTCTAATTTAAGATTAGAAAGAGAAGTTTGGAGATTAAATCAATTAAAAGGTATAAATCAGCATGAACTATATGTAAAAGGAAATGGTTCTTCTTCTGATGATCAGACTTTAGATCGTTTTCCTACTTTAATGAAAGCTAATGTTTTTAATAGCAATGGTGAGAAATTAGGTCTTATAGCTGATTTTGTTTTTGAGCCGAAAAAGGGAAATATTCAATATTATTTAGTAAGTCGTTCCAATCCATTGATCCCTGGAACAAGTCGATGGCGTTTATCTTTATCTCAAATAATTGATAAACAACCTGGTTCCATTTCATGTGATATTCATACATTTGAAGATTTACCTATTCATAAAGCAAGTTTAAGAGAAGAATTTTTAAGTAAAAGTAGAAAATGGAAAAATCAGTTTCAAGATTTGACTTATAAGGCTTCTGACAGGTTAGAGGGATGGATAGATGAGCAAATAATTGAAAACGAGAATACAAGTTTTAATGATTCATTTATCTCTGAAGATAATTCTGATTCCTACGATGATTGGATAGATAATTTAGATATAGATAGTTCTGAAGAATTTAATAGAATGAATGAAAGTAGAAGAAAAACAAGTTCTACCAATGATAGAGATCTTGATCCCTGGATTTAA
- the purL gene encoding phosphoribosylformylglycinamidine synthase subunit PurL, producing MTSFSKNTAFNQLVNSPGFFVEYDLLASIEQEGLKLDDYVEICRRLKRPPNRNELGMFGVMWSEHCCYRNSRPLLKKFPTTGPRILVGPGENAGVVDIGFGQKLVFKIESHNHPSAVEPFQGAATGVGGILRDIFTMGARPIALLNALRFGPLENEKNISLLEGVVSGISHYGNCVGVPTVGGEVRFDNSYSGNPLVNAMALGLMETDEIVCSGASGIDFPVLYVGNTTGRDGMGGASFASSELSKTSIDDRPAVQVGDPFLEKGLIEACLEAFKTGYVIAAQDMGAAGLTCSCSEMASKGEVGIELNLDLVPAREKGMTAYEFLLSESQERMLFVIKPGSEQELKQLFMRWGLYVEVVGKVLKEKVVRVLHKGKIVANIPASALADDTPIEEHTLLNSVPEYLQEHWKWDEDLLPENLNNGIINLQNKVFISWNNVLLNLLSNPSIASKNWIYKQYDYQVQSNTVICPGEADAAVIRIRSQNNFKIKSKHNRGIASVVDCNDRWVYLDPKRGSMSAVAEAARNLSCVGAEPLAITNNLNFSSPENPVGFWQLSMSCEGITNACKVLDTPVTGGNVSLYNDTKLPNNAVIPIHPTPVIGMVGLIDNLNNLCKKAWLKTNDQIFIIGLPLETKKNKDNRISLSASSFLEYIHGLKTGRPPEIDLNLEKQVNLFLRKIIKKGIINSAHDVANGGLSVAIAECCIASGFGAKIILPESDSRLDRTLFAEGGSRVLISCSDYQATELKKYYNNFILQESNIFSLSYIGNVNNQKKLSIYQSKNLIVDINIQDLQDKYKNTIQKKVSN from the coding sequence ATGACATCTTTTTCTAAAAATACAGCTTTTAATCAATTAGTTAATTCGCCAGGTTTTTTTGTTGAATATGACTTGTTAGCTTCTATTGAACAAGAAGGTTTGAAATTAGATGATTATGTAGAAATTTGTCGAAGACTTAAGCGACCACCAAATCGTAATGAATTAGGAATGTTTGGTGTTATGTGGTCTGAGCACTGCTGTTATCGCAATTCTCGCCCGTTATTAAAAAAATTTCCTACCACTGGTCCAAGAATTCTTGTTGGTCCAGGTGAAAATGCAGGAGTGGTAGATATTGGCTTTGGTCAAAAATTAGTTTTTAAAATTGAGAGTCATAATCATCCATCTGCGGTAGAACCTTTTCAAGGAGCTGCGACTGGTGTTGGAGGAATATTAAGGGATATTTTTACTATGGGAGCTAGACCAATCGCTTTATTAAATGCTTTAAGATTTGGTCCTTTAGAAAATGAAAAGAATATTAGTTTATTAGAAGGTGTTGTTTCAGGAATTTCGCATTATGGAAATTGTGTAGGTGTACCCACAGTTGGAGGAGAAGTTCGATTTGACAATAGTTATTCAGGTAATCCTTTAGTAAATGCAATGGCATTAGGTTTAATGGAAACAGATGAAATAGTTTGTTCAGGAGCCAGTGGTATAGATTTTCCAGTTTTATATGTTGGAAATACTACTGGCAGAGATGGAATGGGAGGAGCAAGTTTTGCAAGTTCTGAACTTTCAAAAACCTCAATTGATGATCGGCCGGCTGTACAAGTTGGTGATCCGTTTCTTGAAAAAGGATTAATAGAAGCTTGTTTAGAAGCATTTAAGACAGGGTATGTAATTGCAGCTCAGGATATGGGAGCTGCAGGTCTTACTTGTAGTTGTTCTGAAATGGCTTCAAAAGGTGAGGTGGGAATTGAATTGAATCTTGATCTTGTTCCAGCAAGAGAGAAGGGAATGACTGCATATGAATTTCTGTTGTCTGAATCTCAAGAACGAATGTTATTCGTTATTAAACCTGGATCAGAACAAGAATTAAAACAATTATTTATGAGATGGGGTTTATATGTTGAAGTTGTTGGAAAGGTCTTAAAAGAAAAGGTTGTAAGAGTGTTACATAAAGGAAAAATAGTAGCAAATATTCCAGCATCTGCACTCGCTGATGATACACCTATAGAGGAACATACATTACTAAACTCTGTTCCTGAATATTTACAAGAACATTGGAAATGGGATGAAGATTTATTACCTGAAAATTTAAATAATGGTATTATTAATCTTCAAAATAAAGTATTTATAAGTTGGAATAATGTTTTACTTAATTTATTAAGTAATCCTTCAATAGCTTCAAAAAATTGGATATATAAACAATATGATTATCAAGTTCAATCTAATACAGTTATTTGTCCTGGAGAAGCAGATGCAGCTGTTATTAGAATTCGTTCGCAAAATAATTTTAAAATAAAATCAAAACATAATAGAGGAATAGCATCGGTAGTTGATTGCAATGATAGGTGGGTTTATTTAGATCCAAAACGCGGAAGTATGTCTGCAGTAGCAGAAGCAGCTAGAAACTTAAGTTGTGTTGGAGCTGAACCATTAGCAATTACAAATAATTTAAATTTCTCGTCTCCTGAAAATCCAGTTGGTTTTTGGCAATTATCAATGTCATGTGAAGGAATAACCAATGCATGTAAGGTATTAGATACTCCTGTTACCGGAGGAAATGTGTCATTATATAATGATACAAAATTACCAAATAATGCTGTTATACCAATACATCCAACTCCAGTTATTGGTATGGTTGGCTTAATAGATAATTTGAATAATTTATGTAAAAAAGCTTGGCTTAAAACAAATGATCAAATTTTTATAATTGGATTACCTTTAGAAACTAAAAAAAATAAAGATAATAGAATTTCATTATCTGCTTCATCTTTTTTAGAATATATACATGGTTTAAAAACTGGAAGACCACCAGAAATAGATTTAAATTTAGAAAAACAAGTTAATCTTTTTCTAAGAAAAATAATCAAAAAAGGTATTATCAATTCAGCTCATGATGTAGCAAATGGAGGTTTATCAGTAGCTATAGCTGAGTGTTGTATTGCTTCTGGATTTGGAGCAAAGATTATTTTACCTGAAAGTGATTCTAGGTTAGACCGTACTCTTTTTGCAGAAGGAGGATCAAGAGTTTTAATTAGTTGTTCAGATTACCAAGCTACAGAATTAAAAAAATATTATAATAATTTTATTTTACAAGAATCTAATATTTTTTCCTTATCGTATATAGGCAATGTTAATAATCAAAAAAAATTATCAATATATCAATCAAAAAATTTGATTGTAGATATAAATATTCAAGATTTACAAGACAAATATAAAAATACTATTCAGAAAAAAGTATCTAATTAA
- the purF gene encoding amidophosphoribosyltransferase: protein MCGIVGVVSTDQCNQQIYDSLLLLQHRGQDSTGIATMDGSVFHINKSKGQVREAYRTRDMRGLIGKTGLGHVRYATKGAAHREEEAQPFYVNAPYGIILVHNGNLTNTRELEKELFKVDRRHTNTSSDTEMLLNVLATELNTAISVKDINPNDLFNAVKRLHSRVEGSYASIALIAGHGLLAFRDPFGIRPLVIGKRLVGNNKPEWVIASESLVIENNDYQIVRDVEPGEAIFITSDGEFFSKQCSDNPQLFPCSFEYVYLARPDSIMNGISVYESRLRMGDLLAETIKKQISLGDIDVVMPIPDSSRPAAMQVARQLGIEYREGFFKNRYVGRTFIMPGQSLRKRSVRQKLNAMSTEFKNKNVLIVDDSVVRGTTSQQIVQMARSAGANKVTFTSAAPPIRYPHVYGINMPSRNELIAYNRNINEIENNLLIDKMIYQEVDDLTKAITRGSKIKELDLSCFTGKYVTGTVTQEYLSWIEKTSLS, encoded by the coding sequence ATGTGTGGAATTGTAGGTGTTGTTTCAACCGATCAGTGTAATCAACAAATCTACGATAGTTTGTTATTGCTCCAGCATAGAGGTCAAGATTCTACTGGGATTGCAACGATGGATGGCAGTGTTTTTCATATCAATAAATCAAAAGGTCAAGTGCGTGAAGCTTATAGAACTAGAGATATGAGAGGTTTGATAGGAAAGACTGGATTAGGGCATGTAAGATATGCAACCAAAGGAGCTGCTCATCGAGAAGAAGAAGCACAACCTTTTTATGTAAATGCTCCTTATGGAATTATTCTTGTTCATAATGGCAATTTAACTAACACAAGAGAATTAGAAAAAGAACTTTTTAAAGTTGATAGAAGGCATACAAATACTTCAAGTGATACTGAAATGTTATTAAACGTTTTGGCTACAGAATTAAACACTGCAATATCTGTAAAAGATATAAATCCCAATGATCTTTTTAATGCTGTAAAAAGGCTTCATTCAAGAGTAGAGGGATCCTATGCTTCAATTGCATTAATTGCTGGTCATGGACTTTTAGCGTTTAGAGATCCTTTTGGAATACGACCTTTAGTTATTGGGAAAAGGTTAGTAGGAAACAATAAGCCAGAATGGGTAATAGCTAGTGAATCATTAGTGATTGAAAATAATGATTATCAAATTGTTCGAGATGTTGAACCAGGAGAGGCAATTTTTATTACCTCCGATGGTGAGTTTTTCTCTAAACAATGCTCAGACAATCCACAATTATTTCCTTGTTCATTTGAATATGTTTATTTGGCTAGACCTGATTCAATAATGAACGGTATTTCTGTTTATGAGTCAAGATTAAGAATGGGAGATTTACTCGCTGAAACTATAAAAAAACAAATTTCTTTAGGTGATATAGATGTTGTAATGCCAATACCCGATTCCTCTAGGCCTGCTGCAATGCAAGTAGCTAGACAGTTAGGTATTGAATATAGGGAGGGTTTTTTTAAGAATCGTTATGTTGGTAGAACATTTATAATGCCTGGTCAATCACTACGAAAACGTTCTGTTCGTCAAAAGTTAAATGCAATGAGTACTGAATTTAAAAATAAAAATGTTTTGATAGTTGATGATTCAGTTGTTCGAGGAACAACATCTCAGCAAATAGTTCAAATGGCAAGAAGTGCAGGTGCTAATAAAGTTACTTTTACATCTGCTGCACCACCCATTAGATATCCACATGTTTATGGTATTAATATGCCAAGTAGAAATGAATTGATTGCTTATAATAGAAATATAAATGAAATTGAAAATAATTTATTGATTGATAAAATGATATATCAAGAAGTAGACGATCTTACTAAAGCTATAACTAGGGGTTCTAAAATTAAAGAATTAGATTTATCTTGTTTTACAGGAAAATATGTAACTGGTACAGTAACTCAAGAATATTTATCTTGGATTGAAAAAACTTCTTTATCTTAA
- a CDS encoding DNA topoisomerase (ATP-hydrolyzing) subunit A: protein MAKERLKPISLHQEMQRSYLEYAMSVIVGRALPDARDGLKPVQRRILFAMHELGLTPDRPYRKCARVVGDVLGKYHPHGDQAVYDALVRQVQIFSSRYPILDGHGNFGSIDDDPPAAMRYTETRLAPISNDAILSEIDQETVDFSPNFDGSQQEPDVLPAQLPFLLLNGSAGIAVGMATSIPPHNLNEVVEALIAIVKNPSLSEERLLEIIPGPDFPTGGEILISNGIKETYTKGRGSITMRGIAHIEEIIPGKGKHKRSGIIITELPYQLNKANWIEKLADLVNNGKVSGIADIRDESDRDGMRILVEIKRDSDPEKILDFLYQKTSLQSNFGAILLALVNGQPVQLTLRKLLDNFLEFRENTILLRSNYLLKKIKSRQEIVEALIQAINNLREIINLIEKSKDIAEAKNNLINSLKINERQADGILGMPLKKITSLEKTSLKNEIKDLKLKRDDLESIINNREQLMKLMIKELRELKKRFGSSRKTKLIEGGDALIAERIANQRPNKELQRINALKELSIDSEIIIQSNNEIKIVPSITIKKLKLKESNQEKYFLPPKLIWPIKNEPKILAISELGKIGILKWEFAGQNPGPLEKFLPAGLENDKIINFIPLPNKKGMSLGLISSDGKFKRIAISEITDISNRSTTILKLKDKIKLKSCLIFEENSYLLVISNIGRIIKLKITENEFPCMGKLAKGSNIIKLFPGESIVDVFTVEDKQIKNLILITNKNSFIKHNIQEIEISKKGELGTIGINFKDTKKTKDRVINCFIDNEYIYIKTNKDRYEKLDTKQINSHPYKKEKKLNLSLKENEFIKSILSMILPENN from the coding sequence ATGGCCAAAGAACGGCTAAAACCAATTTCGTTGCATCAAGAAATGCAGCGTTCTTACCTCGAGTACGCAATGAGCGTAATCGTTGGAAGAGCATTGCCTGACGCGAGAGATGGTCTGAAACCAGTGCAAAGAAGAATTCTTTTTGCAATGCATGAATTAGGACTTACGCCCGATAGACCTTATAGAAAATGTGCTCGTGTTGTAGGAGATGTTCTTGGTAAATATCATCCACATGGAGATCAAGCGGTATATGACGCACTTGTAAGACAGGTGCAGATTTTTAGCTCTAGATACCCAATTCTTGATGGTCATGGAAACTTTGGATCAATTGATGATGATCCTCCAGCTGCAATGAGATATACCGAAACTCGATTAGCACCCATATCAAACGATGCAATTTTAAGTGAAATTGATCAAGAAACTGTTGATTTCTCTCCAAATTTTGACGGGTCACAGCAAGAACCAGATGTATTACCCGCTCAACTACCTTTTCTACTTTTAAATGGAAGTGCAGGTATCGCTGTAGGAATGGCAACAAGCATTCCTCCCCATAATTTAAATGAAGTAGTAGAAGCTTTAATAGCGATAGTCAAAAACCCCTCATTAAGCGAAGAAAGATTATTAGAAATAATCCCTGGACCAGACTTTCCTACTGGAGGAGAAATTTTAATTAGTAATGGGATTAAAGAAACTTACACAAAAGGCAGAGGAAGTATAACCATGAGAGGAATAGCTCATATTGAAGAAATTATTCCAGGAAAAGGTAAACACAAAAGAAGTGGTATTATCATTACTGAATTACCTTATCAATTAAATAAAGCTAATTGGATCGAAAAATTAGCCGATCTAGTTAATAATGGAAAAGTCTCTGGAATAGCAGATATTAGAGATGAAAGTGATCGCGATGGAATGAGGATTCTAGTAGAAATCAAAAGAGATTCTGATCCAGAAAAAATTTTAGATTTTTTATATCAAAAAACTTCTTTACAAAGTAATTTTGGTGCTATTTTGCTTGCGTTAGTTAATGGTCAACCAGTACAACTTACATTAAGAAAATTATTAGATAATTTCCTAGAGTTTAGAGAAAATACTATTTTACTAAGAAGCAATTATTTATTAAAAAAAATTAAGAGCAGGCAAGAAATAGTCGAAGCACTAATACAAGCAATAAATAATCTAAGAGAAATTATAAATTTAATTGAAAAATCTAAAGATATAGCAGAAGCCAAAAATAATTTAATTAATAGTTTAAAAATTAATGAAAGGCAAGCAGATGGGATTTTAGGTATGCCTTTAAAAAAAATAACAAGCCTTGAAAAAACTTCTTTAAAAAATGAGATAAAAGATTTAAAACTTAAAAGAGATGATCTGGAGTCAATTATCAACAATAGAGAACAATTGATGAAATTAATGATTAAAGAATTAAGAGAACTCAAAAAAAGATTTGGAAGCTCAAGAAAAACAAAATTAATCGAAGGCGGAGATGCACTAATTGCCGAGCGAATAGCAAATCAAAGACCAAACAAAGAGCTTCAAAGAATAAATGCATTAAAAGAATTATCAATAGATTCAGAAATTATCATTCAATCAAACAATGAAATTAAAATAGTACCATCAATAACAATTAAAAAATTAAAACTAAAAGAAAGTAATCAAGAAAAATATTTTTTACCTCCTAAATTAATATGGCCAATAAAAAATGAGCCAAAAATTCTAGCTATTAGTGAGCTAGGAAAAATTGGCATTCTCAAGTGGGAATTTGCGGGACAAAATCCAGGACCCTTAGAAAAATTTTTACCTGCAGGTTTAGAAAATGATAAAATAATTAATTTCATTCCATTACCGAATAAAAAAGGTATGAGCTTGGGATTAATAAGCAGTGATGGAAAATTTAAAAGAATTGCAATTAGTGAAATAACAGACATTTCTAACAGATCAACAACTATTTTAAAATTAAAAGATAAAATTAAACTTAAATCTTGTCTTATTTTTGAAGAAAATAGTTATCTGTTAGTAATAAGCAATATTGGAAGAATAATTAAACTTAAAATAACAGAAAATGAATTTCCATGTATGGGCAAACTAGCTAAAGGATCTAATATAATAAAATTATTCCCAGGTGAAAGTATAGTTGATGTATTTACTGTTGAAGATAAACAAATTAAAAATTTAATATTAATAACAAATAAAAATTCTTTCATAAAACATAATATCCAAGAAATTGAAATATCAAAAAAAGGAGAATTAGGAACAATAGGTATCAATTTTAAGGATACTAAGAAAACAAAAGATAGAGTAATTAATTGTTTTATAGATAATGAATATATTTATATTAAAACGAATAAAGATAGATATGAAAAATTAGATACAAAACAAATTAATAGTCACCCTTACAAAAAAGAAAAAAAATTAAATCTAAGCTTAAAAGAAAACGAATTTATAAAATCTATTTTATCAATGATATTACCAGAAAATAATTAA
- a CDS encoding tetratricopeptide repeat protein codes for MTNKITAIFQVLLYLTLVNNFLIIKSANAFFPKINEPNQKELNSTSIQIGRTAIQLIQLGQNSEAIKLLELAIKLNPSEIALWNSLAEAQIRSDQKYKALSSLNKAIKLKPKEENIYFKKASIYMDLNNPKKAKFYINEGLLINKNSERGYFQLGNAEIMLNNYKSALIAFKKSSKINSSFWQSINNEGLIQYELNNSKEAISKFKLALKISNDAEPMLALAIVLFSTDNKSIYTINLAKNALISNPKYVSKNYQSKQLWGKKLQNSAQLLFKAKEMKKVVKEAKEKIQ; via the coding sequence ATGACAAATAAAATTACAGCTATTTTTCAAGTTTTACTTTATCTAACTCTAGTTAACAATTTTCTTATAATTAAATCAGCAAATGCTTTCTTTCCCAAAATTAATGAACCAAACCAAAAGGAATTAAATTCAACATCAATACAAATTGGAAGAACAGCGATTCAGTTAATTCAACTGGGTCAAAATTCTGAAGCAATTAAACTTTTAGAATTAGCAATTAAATTAAATCCTTCAGAAATAGCTCTTTGGAATAGTCTTGCAGAAGCTCAGATAAGATCAGATCAAAAATATAAAGCATTATCATCATTAAATAAGGCAATAAAACTAAAACCAAAAGAAGAAAACATATATTTCAAGAAAGCATCTATATATATGGATTTAAATAATCCTAAGAAAGCCAAATTTTATATAAATGAAGGTTTACTAATAAATAAAAATAGTGAAAGAGGCTATTTTCAATTAGGTAATGCTGAAATAATGTTAAACAATTATAAATCAGCATTAATTGCATTTAAAAAATCTTCAAAAATAAACTCCTCTTTTTGGCAATCTATTAATAATGAAGGACTCATTCAATATGAATTAAATAATTCAAAAGAAGCAATATCAAAATTCAAATTAGCACTTAAAATTAGTAATGATGCCGAGCCTATGTTAGCTCTTGCAATCGTATTATTTTCAACAGATAATAAATCTATTTATACAATAAATCTAGCAAAAAATGCTTTAATATCTAATCCTAAATATGTTTCAAAAAACTATCAATCGAAACAATTGTGGGGGAAGAAATTACAGAACTCCGCACAACTTTTATTTAAAGCGAAAGAAATGAAAAAAGTAGTTAAAGAAGCTAAAGAAAAAATTCAATGA
- the queG gene encoding tRNA epoxyqueuosine(34) reductase QueG: MKKSVDLTKKIKEKAFEEGFDAVGIAKVPGSSRIKLRNASLERWLQAGHQAKMEWMKSPRRKNIEYMLKGVQSVLAVGLNYYVEVEKTPKDISIARYGWGKDYHKVIENKLKRIGQFLEKERPNSKWKICVDTSALLDKAWAEEAGIGWIGKHSNIINSKIGSWMFLGHLLSTEILEADEPSKPICGECEKCIDACPTKAIEEPFIVNSNKCLAYHTLENREEQLPRNIINKMGNWVAGCDICQEVCPWNKKSIPTTSEPDLQPSEWILNLTKKDALSWSDTKWKENLNSSALKRIKPWMWRRNINSISNNL; this comes from the coding sequence TTGAAAAAATCTGTTGATCTTACAAAAAAAATAAAAGAAAAAGCTTTTGAAGAAGGATTTGATGCAGTAGGGATTGCAAAAGTTCCAGGATCTTCAAGAATCAAACTTAGAAACGCTTCATTGGAAAGATGGCTTCAAGCTGGACATCAAGCCAAAATGGAATGGATGAAAAGCCCAAGAAGAAAAAATATAGAGTACATGCTTAAAGGAGTGCAAAGTGTTCTTGCAGTAGGACTAAATTACTATGTTGAAGTAGAAAAAACTCCTAAAGATATCTCAATAGCAAGATACGGATGGGGAAAAGACTATCATAAAGTTATTGAAAACAAGTTAAAAAGGATTGGTCAATTTTTAGAAAAAGAAAGACCAAATTCTAAATGGAAAATTTGTGTTGATACAAGCGCATTATTAGATAAAGCATGGGCTGAAGAAGCTGGAATTGGATGGATTGGAAAACATAGCAATATTATCAACTCAAAAATTGGCTCATGGATGTTTTTAGGCCATCTTTTATCTACTGAAATTTTGGAAGCCGACGAGCCATCAAAACCTATTTGTGGAGAATGTGAAAAATGTATTGATGCATGTCCAACCAAAGCAATAGAAGAACCATTTATTGTAAATTCAAATAAATGCTTGGCCTATCACACCTTAGAAAACAGAGAAGAACAATTGCCCAGAAATATTATTAATAAAATGGGTAATTGGGTCGCAGGTTGTGATATCTGTCAAGAAGTATGTCCTTGGAACAAAAAAAGCATACCTACCACATCTGAACCAGATCTTCAACCATCGGAATGGATTTTGAATTTAACTAAAAAAGATGCATTATCATGGAGCGATACAAAATGGAAAGAAAATTTAAATAGCTCCGCATTAAAACGTATTAAGCCATGGATGTGGCGTAGAAATATAAATTCAATATCAAATAATTTATAA